In Leisingera sp. NJS204, the following are encoded in one genomic region:
- the purE gene encoding 5-(carboxyamino)imidazole ribonucleotide mutase, which yields MADIKVGIIMGSQSDWPTMKEAATILDELGVEYEAKIVSAHRTPDRLWSYGKSAADRGLQVIIAGAGGAAHLPGMVASKTRVPVVGVPVQTRALSGVDSLYSIVQMPKGFPVATMAIGSAGAANAGLMAAGILALQDADLARRLDDWRAALSASIPEEPSDD from the coding sequence ATGGCCGACATCAAAGTAGGCATCATCATGGGCAGCCAATCCGACTGGCCCACCATGAAGGAAGCCGCCACTATCCTGGATGAACTGGGTGTTGAGTATGAGGCCAAAATCGTCTCCGCCCACCGCACCCCGGACCGGCTGTGGAGCTACGGAAAATCCGCCGCGGACCGCGGCTTGCAGGTGATCATCGCAGGTGCCGGCGGTGCGGCCCATCTGCCCGGCATGGTCGCCTCCAAAACCCGCGTCCCCGTTGTGGGCGTGCCGGTGCAGACCCGCGCCCTTTCAGGCGTCGACTCGTTGTATTCCATCGTGCAGATGCCCAAGGGCTTCCCGGTTGCCACCATGGCCATAGGCTCCGCAGGCGCCGCCAATGCAGGCCTGATGGCCGCAGGCATCCTGGCACTGCAGGACGCGGACCTGGCCCGGCGCCTGGATGATTGGCGCGCGGCACTCTCTGCCTCCATCCCCGAGGAACCCTCCGATGACTGA
- a CDS encoding DUF1272 domain-containing protein — MLELRPNCELCDKDLPPDAPDARICSYECTYCAVCVEQVLDNVCPTCGGGLAPRPIRPGKAWRAELKLGLGSHPASTERVHTKFTREDIATHVARIRHLKPEER; from the coding sequence ATGCTGGAGCTACGACCCAATTGCGAGCTATGTGACAAGGATCTGCCACCGGATGCACCGGACGCGCGGATTTGCAGTTATGAGTGCACCTATTGCGCGGTTTGCGTGGAGCAGGTGCTGGACAATGTTTGCCCCACTTGCGGCGGCGGCTTAGCGCCGCGGCCGATCCGGCCCGGGAAGGCCTGGCGGGCAGAGCTGAAGCTGGGGCTTGGGAGCCATCCGGCCTCGACGGAACGGGTGCATACGAAGTTCACCCGCGAGGATATTGCCACGCATGTGGCAAGGATCCGGCATTTGAAACCGGAAGAGCGGTGA
- a CDS encoding uracil-xanthine permease family protein codes for MTATSDRTPVSEAQDADYKFSPKQALTGAQMLFVAFGALVLVPLLTGLDPSVALFTAGLGTLIFQVVTRGQVPVFLASSFAFIAPIIYGVQTWGMAATTGGLAAAGLLYVALSFAIRAFGAGFMHRLLPPVVVGPVIMVIGLSLAPVAVNMATGLAGDTQVMPKNTALLLAAVALGTTMLTAILGRGIMRVVPILAGVAAGYGAALILGAVTGQSLVDTAPLASAAWFAVPDFVAPEFNLAAILFILPVAIAPAIEHFGDIMAISNVTKRDYMEKPGIQNTMLGDGLATAAAGILGGPPNTTYSEVTGAVTLTRAFNPAIMTWAAIFAIALSFAGKLSGALATIPMPVMGGIMILLFGMVTVVGLSVLAKLGDALSEARNMVIISTVLIIGLGGLTLQFGEGFTLAGIGLSGVAGLALNLILPKQRD; via the coding sequence ATGACCGCCACCAGCGACCGCACTCCGGTGTCTGAAGCCCAGGACGCCGACTACAAATTCTCCCCGAAACAGGCGCTGACCGGCGCCCAGATGCTGTTTGTCGCCTTCGGCGCGCTGGTGCTGGTGCCGCTCTTGACCGGGCTCGACCCCAGCGTCGCCCTGTTCACCGCAGGACTTGGAACGCTGATCTTCCAGGTCGTCACCCGCGGCCAGGTGCCGGTGTTTCTGGCGTCGTCTTTTGCCTTCATCGCGCCGATCATCTACGGCGTGCAGACCTGGGGCATGGCGGCGACCACCGGCGGGCTGGCAGCGGCGGGCCTTCTGTATGTGGCGCTCAGCTTTGCCATCCGCGCCTTTGGCGCGGGCTTCATGCACCGGCTGCTGCCGCCCGTGGTGGTCGGCCCGGTGATCATGGTGATCGGCCTGTCACTGGCGCCGGTGGCGGTCAACATGGCCACCGGCCTGGCCGGCGACACCCAGGTGATGCCGAAAAACACCGCCCTTCTGCTTGCAGCTGTTGCCCTCGGCACCACCATGCTGACCGCTATTCTGGGCCGTGGGATCATGCGCGTGGTGCCGATCCTGGCCGGCGTCGCTGCCGGCTATGGTGCCGCGCTGATCCTCGGCGCCGTCACCGGGCAATCCCTGGTGGATACCGCTCCGCTGGCCAGCGCCGCCTGGTTCGCGGTCCCGGATTTCGTCGCGCCCGAGTTCAATCTGGCCGCCATCCTGTTCATTCTGCCCGTCGCCATTGCGCCCGCGATTGAACATTTCGGCGACATCATGGCGATCTCCAATGTGACCAAGCGCGACTACATGGAGAAACCCGGCATCCAGAACACCATGCTGGGCGACGGTCTGGCCACTGCCGCCGCGGGCATCTTAGGCGGCCCGCCCAATACCACCTATTCCGAGGTCACCGGCGCCGTCACCCTGACCCGTGCCTTCAACCCGGCAATCATGACCTGGGCGGCGATCTTCGCTATCGCGCTGTCATTTGCGGGCAAGCTGTCAGGTGCGCTTGCCACCATCCCGATGCCGGTGATGGGCGGCATCATGATCCTGCTTTTCGGCATGGTCACCGTGGTCGGCCTCAGCGTGCTGGCCAAGCTGGGCGACGCCCTCTCTGAGGCGCGCAACATGGTGATCATCTCCACAGTGCTGATCATCGGCCTCGGCGGGCTGACGCTGCAATTCGGCGAAGGCTTCACCCTCGCGGGCATCGGCCTCTCCGGCGTTGCCGGCCTCGCGCTGAACCTGATCCTGCCGAAACAGCGGGACTGA
- a CDS encoding NADH:flavin oxidoreductase, whose translation MTLDNDPLLQPLQIRHLSLRNRIMSTAHAPSFQEGGHPRDRYRLYHEEKARGGIALTMIGGSTNIAPDSPSVFGQLYAGDDSIIPWFKELTDGVRKHGAAVMCQITHMGRRTAWDDGHWLPVLGPSGRRERAHRAFPKVMEQEDISRIINDFATAALRCREGGFDGIELLSHSHLLGQFLSPLVNTREDDYGGSLDNRLRLTLQVLEAVRAAVGPDLILGMRVTGDELSEGGLSAGECIAAAQKIAAAGAVDFLNVLAGAPYDDLGLAGWVAPMGMPAAPDLNVAGAIRAAVDLPVFHAGGVADNATARHALREGQADMIGMTRAHMADPHLVAKLQRGAEEQIRPCVALGYCVDRVNQGKPAVCGHNAATGREAVMPHVIPPARERRKVVVVGGGPAGLEAARVAAERGHRVVLLEASGRLGGQIVLAAKGTTRRQIWGVADWLISEAERLGVEMRLNTYAEADDVLAENPDAVIVATGGWPEPLEIPGGDLITSSWEVLGGEARVSGAVLLLDECGDHAALVAADVMARAGCSVTLVTPDRVAAHDLGPTNSAVVLRDLARQGVALECFLEVVSVAADGRRKRITLRHVLTGEVTERVADHVVSEHGITPADDLYHALKPQSRNLGQLDHQAMIAGTSPFAAINPQGSFWLARAGDAVSGRNMHAAIYDALRLCKDL comes from the coding sequence ATGACCTTGGACAATGACCCTCTCCTGCAGCCGCTGCAAATCCGGCATCTGAGCCTGCGCAACCGGATCATGAGCACAGCCCATGCTCCGTCGTTCCAGGAGGGCGGCCATCCGCGCGACCGCTACCGGCTGTATCATGAGGAAAAGGCGCGGGGCGGCATTGCGCTGACGATGATCGGCGGCTCGACCAATATCGCGCCGGACAGCCCATCGGTCTTCGGGCAGCTCTATGCGGGCGATGACAGCATCATTCCGTGGTTCAAGGAACTGACCGATGGGGTGCGCAAGCATGGCGCGGCGGTGATGTGCCAGATCACCCATATGGGACGGCGCACCGCCTGGGATGACGGGCACTGGCTGCCGGTGCTGGGGCCGTCGGGGCGGCGGGAGCGGGCGCACCGGGCCTTTCCAAAGGTGATGGAGCAGGAGGATATCTCCCGTATAATCAACGATTTTGCCACCGCGGCACTGCGCTGCCGGGAAGGCGGGTTCGATGGGATTGAGCTGCTGTCGCATTCGCATCTGCTGGGGCAGTTCCTGTCGCCGCTGGTGAACACGCGCGAGGATGATTACGGCGGCTCGCTGGACAACCGGCTGCGGCTGACGCTGCAGGTCTTGGAGGCGGTGCGCGCGGCGGTGGGGCCGGATCTGATCCTGGGGATGCGGGTCACCGGCGATGAGCTGTCGGAAGGGGGCCTCAGCGCGGGTGAATGTATTGCTGCGGCGCAGAAAATTGCTGCGGCGGGTGCTGTGGATTTCCTGAACGTGCTTGCGGGCGCGCCTTATGATGATCTGGGGCTGGCCGGCTGGGTGGCGCCGATGGGGATGCCCGCGGCGCCGGATCTGAATGTGGCGGGGGCGATCCGCGCGGCGGTGGATCTGCCGGTGTTCCATGCCGGCGGCGTGGCCGATAATGCCACTGCCCGCCATGCCCTCCGCGAAGGCCAGGCCGATATGATCGGCATGACGCGGGCGCATATGGCCGACCCCCATCTGGTGGCAAAGCTGCAGCGCGGCGCGGAGGAGCAGATCCGTCCCTGCGTGGCACTGGGTTATTGCGTCGACCGGGTGAACCAGGGCAAGCCCGCGGTCTGCGGCCATAACGCCGCAACCGGGCGCGAGGCTGTGATGCCGCATGTGATCCCGCCTGCGCGGGAGCGGCGCAAGGTGGTGGTGGTCGGCGGCGGCCCGGCGGGGCTGGAGGCGGCACGGGTTGCGGCGGAGCGCGGCCACAGGGTGGTGCTGCTTGAGGCGAGCGGGCGGCTTGGCGGGCAAATCGTCTTGGCGGCCAAAGGCACGACCCGGCGCCAGATTTGGGGTGTAGCAGACTGGCTGATCTCGGAAGCGGAGCGGCTGGGCGTGGAGATGCGGCTGAACACTTACGCCGAGGCAGACGACGTGCTGGCCGAAAACCCGGACGCAGTGATCGTGGCGACCGGCGGCTGGCCGGAGCCACTGGAGATCCCCGGCGGTGATTTGATCACTTCCAGCTGGGAGGTGCTGGGCGGCGAGGCAAGGGTATCGGGCGCGGTTCTGCTGCTGGATGAATGCGGCGATCACGCCGCGCTGGTTGCGGCGGATGTGATGGCACGGGCGGGCTGTTCGGTCACGCTGGTGACGCCGGACCGGGTGGCGGCGCATGACTTGGGGCCAACCAATTCGGCGGTGGTGCTGCGTGATCTGGCGCGGCAGGGGGTGGCGCTGGAGTGCTTTCTTGAGGTGGTTTCCGTGGCCGCAGACGGGCGCCGCAAACGTATCACCCTGCGCCATGTCCTGACCGGGGAAGTGACCGAGCGGGTGGCGGATCATGTGGTCAGCGAACATGGTATCACTCCGGCGGATGATCTTTACCATGCGCTGAAGCCGCAGTCGCGCAACCTGGGTCAGTTGGACCACCAGGCAATGATTGCCGGAACCAGCCCTTTTGCCGCCATCAATCCGCAGGGCAGCTTCTGGCTGGCGCGGGCCGGTGATGCGGTGTCAGGGCGCAATATGCACGCCGCCATCTATGATGCGCTGAGACTCTGCAAGGATCTGTAA
- a CDS encoding YdcH family protein produces the protein MNAPTDVSMKTDEVLKVELEVFRRQHRDLDEAIGALEERPTSDQLTIRRLKKQKLILKDKIALIEDRLTPDIIA, from the coding sequence ATGAACGCACCCACAGATGTGTCGATGAAGACAGATGAGGTCCTCAAGGTTGAGCTGGAGGTTTTCCGCAGGCAGCACCGTGATTTGGACGAAGCAATCGGCGCGCTGGAAGAGCGCCCGACCAGCGACCAGCTGACAATCCGCCGCCTGAAGAAACAAAAGCTCATCCTCAAGGACAAGATCGCCTTGATCGAAGACCGGCTGACCCCGGATATTATCGCCTGA
- a CDS encoding Hsp20 family protein codes for MSKLTLGSYPHMLGFEQLERLLERSAKSGNEGYPPYNIEQTSDHSYRITLAVAGFAEEDLAITVEDRQLVIRGRQRDDSEGRVFLHRGIAARQFQRMYVLADGVEVGEAVMENGLLHVDLTRARPETVVQTINIKKG; via the coding sequence GTGTCGAAACTTACCTTGGGCTCTTACCCGCATATGCTGGGGTTCGAGCAGCTGGAACGCCTGCTGGAACGCTCGGCGAAATCGGGCAACGAAGGCTATCCTCCCTATAATATCGAACAGACTTCCGACCATTCCTACCGCATCACCCTGGCCGTGGCCGGGTTCGCCGAAGAGGACCTGGCGATCACCGTCGAGGACCGCCAGCTGGTGATCCGCGGCCGCCAGCGCGATGACAGCGAGGGGCGGGTGTTCCTGCACCGCGGCATCGCGGCGCGCCAGTTTCAGCGCATGTACGTACTGGCTGATGGCGTCGAAGTGGGCGAGGCGGTGATGGAAAACGGGTTGCTGCATGTGGATCTGACCCGTGCCCGGCCCGAAACCGTGGTTCAGACAATCAACATCAAAAAGGGGTAA
- a CDS encoding DUF1150 family protein: MHTPFDFSQGADRTVYVKAVAVADLPKDVQDSAGGHAQLYAVHDAEGGQLALVADRHLAYVLARQNDMTPVSVH, encoded by the coding sequence ATGCATACACCGTTTGATTTCAGCCAGGGCGCAGACCGGACCGTCTATGTAAAGGCGGTTGCGGTGGCAGATCTTCCCAAAGACGTGCAGGACAGCGCGGGCGGCCATGCGCAGCTTTATGCGGTGCATGACGCGGAAGGCGGCCAGCTGGCGCTGGTGGCCGACCGCCATCTGGCCTATGTGCTGGCCCGGCAGAACGACATGACACCGGTTTCGGTGCATTGA
- a CDS encoding PhzF family phenazine biosynthesis protein: protein MTDFNFDWVDAFSGRAFGGNGCAVVHGAAHLPESVCTAFVRETSLVECTFTGPSDAADVKVRYFLASREIPFAGHPTIATVAAMRDRGLIAGDSITLETGAGIVPVTLEDDLISMTQVAPEFGPFADPALVAAAVSLPVEAIMGRPQKVSTGLPFCVTVLRDRAALEAAELNLEALAALGNSLGADGIDMMEPFLVVLEGATEAGDTFSRLLMAPPSPPEDPFTGSATGAMASYLWRHGLMERSEFTAEQGHGLGRPGQARVVRIGSADAIEGVQVAGEGFVLMRGTVDLPDTV from the coding sequence ATGACAGACTTCAATTTTGACTGGGTGGATGCCTTCTCGGGCCGCGCTTTTGGCGGCAATGGCTGCGCGGTGGTGCATGGGGCGGCACATCTGCCCGAGTCTGTCTGCACCGCTTTCGTGCGGGAGACCTCGCTGGTGGAATGCACGTTCACTGGCCCGTCCGACGCGGCGGATGTGAAGGTGCGGTATTTCCTGGCCAGCCGCGAAATCCCCTTTGCCGGTCATCCGACAATTGCGACGGTGGCGGCGATGCGGGACCGGGGGCTGATCGCCGGGGACAGCATCACGCTGGAAACCGGGGCGGGGATTGTGCCGGTGACGCTGGAGGATGATCTGATTTCGATGACCCAGGTGGCGCCTGAATTCGGCCCCTTTGCCGATCCCGCGCTGGTGGCGGCGGCGGTGTCGCTGCCGGTAGAGGCGATCATGGGCCGCCCGCAGAAGGTTTCGACCGGGCTGCCGTTCTGCGTGACGGTCCTGCGCGACCGCGCGGCCCTGGAGGCGGCAGAGCTGAACCTGGAGGCGCTGGCAGCGCTGGGCAATTCCCTGGGTGCCGATGGCATCGACATGATGGAGCCGTTTCTGGTGGTGCTGGAGGGCGCGACAGAGGCCGGTGATACGTTTTCGCGCCTGCTTATGGCGCCGCCGAGCCCGCCGGAGGACCCTTTTACCGGCTCCGCGACCGGCGCCATGGCGTCGTATCTGTGGCGCCACGGGCTGATGGAAAGGTCTGAGTTTACCGCCGAGCAGGGCCATGGCCTTGGCCGTCCCGGCCAGGCACGGGTGGTGCGGATCGGGTCTGCGGATGCGATTGAGGGCGTGCAGGTGGCGGGCGAAGGCTTTGTGCTGATGCGCGGCACGGTGGATTTGCCGGACACCGTTTAG
- a CDS encoding 50S ribosomal protein L11 methyltransferase translates to MLQNQTPQPPQLRRHPDTKEAERLVRLAKSESLGDGGIRTSHILSDALAADPCHHEAQVLQERLHQAFVPRWHFPMLADKARNRAYAQAIAAKVRPGDVVLDIGCGAGLTAMLAARAGAKHVYTCEQQPLIARAAEQVIADNGLSSRITVIPKWSHDIVIGEDMPEQADVVISEIVDTVLLGEGALATLTHAMGALAKPDARAVPERGTLKAQPVECSGLLDLWRPQEAEGFDLSAFHPFARVAQLTPNDLETCALRPLGTAKDLFQFDFTRPDINPARAAKDLVCAGAGTIHAVFVSFEMELAPGILVSNGLQSGGHWGRTAFLLDQPVFAEAGAQLRVTAQHDASQLSLSVHGLAPRAGDAESAALWVTGARKGGYTLRVRDRITPAESAVQAPQIAKGSGNQAQSYH, encoded by the coding sequence TTGCTTCAAAATCAGACGCCCCAACCGCCTCAATTGCGCCGGCATCCGGACACAAAAGAAGCAGAGAGGCTGGTCCGGCTGGCAAAATCCGAATCCCTGGGCGACGGCGGCATCCGGACATCGCATATCCTATCGGACGCGCTGGCGGCAGACCCCTGCCACCACGAAGCGCAGGTGCTGCAGGAGCGGCTGCATCAGGCGTTTGTGCCCCGCTGGCATTTCCCGATGCTTGCGGACAAGGCCCGCAACCGGGCCTATGCCCAGGCCATCGCGGCCAAGGTGCGGCCGGGGGATGTGGTGCTGGATATCGGCTGCGGTGCGGGTCTTACGGCAATGCTGGCAGCACGGGCCGGGGCAAAACATGTCTACACCTGCGAGCAGCAGCCGCTGATTGCCAGGGCAGCGGAGCAGGTTATCGCGGATAACGGGCTGAGCAGCCGGATCACGGTCATTCCGAAATGGTCCCACGATATTGTCATAGGCGAGGATATGCCGGAGCAAGCGGATGTGGTGATCTCAGAGATCGTCGATACTGTATTGCTGGGTGAGGGGGCGCTGGCGACACTGACCCATGCCATGGGCGCGCTGGCCAAACCGGATGCGCGGGCGGTGCCTGAACGGGGAACGTTGAAAGCGCAACCGGTAGAATGCAGCGGGCTGCTGGATCTGTGGCGGCCGCAGGAGGCGGAAGGGTTTGATCTGAGCGCCTTTCACCCCTTTGCCCGCGTTGCCCAGCTGACGCCGAATGATCTGGAAACCTGTGCGCTGCGGCCTTTGGGGACGGCAAAGGACCTGTTTCAATTTGATTTCACCCGGCCGGACATTAACCCGGCGCGGGCCGCCAAAGATCTCGTCTGTGCCGGCGCCGGCACCATCCATGCGGTCTTTGTCAGTTTTGAAATGGAACTGGCCCCCGGCATTTTGGTATCAAACGGTTTGCAGTCCGGCGGCCATTGGGGGCGGACGGCGTTTCTGCTGGATCAGCCGGTGTTTGCGGAGGCCGGCGCGCAGTTGCGGGTGACCGCGCAGCATGACGCGTCGCAGCTGAGCCTGTCGGTGCACGGGTTGGCACCCCGCGCCGGGGATGCGGAATCTGCTGCCCTGTGGGTGACCGGGGCACGCAAGGGCGGGTACACTCTGCGCGTCCGCGACCGGATAACCCCAGCGGAAAGTGCGGTCCAGGCTCCGCAGATTGCTAAAGGTTCCGGCAATCAGGCGCAGTCTTACCACTAA
- a CDS encoding bifunctional sulfate adenylyltransferase/adenylylsulfate kinase, whose amino-acid sequence MPETQTISTPDEEDLLFRLLRQLDAAPDASQRATAAALGISLGGLNTQLRSAAESGLITISSRSGPDKRQRFAYSLTTRGAVEKMRLTDQFLARKLAEYNALHAELTGAASGLPPLKHRTHPMQSNLAPIPELYVSYESAQKLKVEAAGLTSWDLSPRQICDLELLMNGGFNPLKGFLSEDDYNGVVENMRLADGSLWPMPVTLDVSEDFAGSIEIGQDIALRDQEGVILGTMTVTDRWEPNKSREAEKVFGADDDAHPAVNYLHNQAGKIYLGGPVTGIQQPVHYDFRGRRDTPNELRAYFRKVGWRKVVAFQTRNPLHRAHQELTFRAAKEAQANLLIHPVVGMTKPGDVDHFTRVRCYEAVLDKYPAATTSMSLLNLAMRMAGPREAVWHGLIRANHGCTHFIVGRDHAGPGKNSAGEDFYGPYDAQELYRANQSEIGCEMVDFKHMVYVQERAQYEPNDEIADRDNVTILNISGTELRRRLAEGLEIPEWFSFPEVVKELRRTKPPRSKQGFTVFFTGFSGSGKSTIANALMVKLMEMGGRPVTLLDGDIVRKNLSSELGFSKEHRDLNIRRIGYVASEITKNGGIAICAPIAPYATTRRAVREDVEAFGAFVEVHVATTIEECERRDRKGLYKLAREGKIKEFTGISDPYDVPQNPELSVETENVDVDNCAHQVLLKLESMGLISG is encoded by the coding sequence GTGCCAGAAACCCAGACCATATCCACCCCTGACGAGGAAGATCTGCTCTTCCGGCTCCTGCGCCAGCTTGATGCGGCGCCGGATGCTTCGCAGCGGGCCACGGCTGCGGCGCTGGGGATTTCGCTAGGCGGGCTGAACACGCAATTGCGCAGTGCCGCCGAATCCGGCCTGATCACCATCAGCAGCCGTTCCGGCCCCGACAAGCGCCAGCGGTTTGCCTACTCACTGACCACCCGGGGCGCGGTGGAAAAAATGCGTCTCACCGATCAATTCCTCGCCCGCAAGCTCGCAGAATACAACGCGCTGCACGCGGAACTTACAGGCGCGGCAAGCGGCCTTCCCCCTCTCAAACACAGGACTCATCCTATGCAAAGCAACCTGGCTCCCATCCCAGAGCTCTATGTTTCCTACGAAAGCGCGCAGAAACTGAAGGTCGAAGCAGCCGGCCTGACCAGCTGGGACCTGTCCCCGCGCCAGATCTGCGACCTGGAACTTCTGATGAACGGCGGTTTTAACCCGCTCAAAGGGTTCCTGTCGGAAGACGACTATAACGGTGTTGTCGAGAACATGCGCCTGGCCGACGGCTCTCTGTGGCCGATGCCGGTCACCCTGGATGTGTCCGAAGACTTTGCCGGCAGCATCGAAATCGGCCAGGACATCGCCCTGCGCGACCAGGAAGGCGTGATCCTGGGCACCATGACCGTCACCGACCGCTGGGAGCCGAACAAATCGCGCGAAGCGGAGAAGGTGTTTGGCGCCGACGACGATGCGCACCCGGCTGTCAACTACCTGCACAACCAGGCCGGCAAGATCTACCTCGGCGGTCCGGTCACCGGCATCCAGCAGCCCGTGCATTATGACTTCCGCGGCCGCCGCGACACCCCGAACGAGCTGCGCGCCTATTTCCGCAAAGTCGGCTGGCGCAAAGTGGTTGCGTTCCAGACCCGCAACCCGCTGCACCGCGCCCACCAGGAGCTGACCTTCCGCGCCGCCAAGGAAGCCCAGGCCAACCTGCTGATCCACCCGGTTGTCGGCATGACCAAACCGGGCGATGTGGATCACTTCACCCGCGTACGCTGCTACGAGGCCGTGCTGGACAAATATCCGGCTGCCACCACCTCGATGTCGCTGCTGAACCTGGCCATGCGCATGGCCGGCCCGCGCGAAGCTGTCTGGCACGGCCTGATCCGCGCCAATCACGGCTGCACCCACTTCATCGTTGGCCGCGACCACGCAGGCCCGGGCAAGAACTCGGCTGGCGAAGACTTCTACGGTCCCTATGATGCCCAGGAGCTGTACCGCGCCAACCAGTCCGAAATCGGCTGCGAAATGGTCGATTTCAAGCACATGGTCTATGTGCAGGAGCGCGCCCAGTACGAGCCGAACGACGAGATTGCAGATCGCGACAACGTCACCATCCTGAACATCTCCGGCACCGAACTGCGCCGCCGTCTGGCCGAAGGCCTGGAAATCCCCGAGTGGTTCTCCTTCCCCGAGGTTGTGAAGGAACTGCGCCGCACCAAGCCGCCGCGCTCCAAGCAGGGTTTCACCGTGTTCTTCACCGGCTTCTCCGGTTCCGGCAAATCCACTATTGCCAACGCGCTGATGGTCAAGCTGATGGAAATGGGCGGCCGCCCGGTGACCCTGCTGGATGGCGACATTGTGCGGAAAAACCTCAGCTCCGAGCTGGGCTTCTCGAAAGAGCACCGCGATCTCAACATCCGCCGCATCGGTTATGTGGCGTCTGAGATCACCAAGAACGGCGGCATCGCAATCTGTGCCCCGATCGCGCCTTATGCCACCACCCGCCGCGCCGTGCGCGAAGACGTCGAAGCCTTCGGCGCCTTTGTCGAAGTGCATGTTGCCACCACGATCGAGGAGTGCGAACGCCGCGACCGCAAGGGCCTGTACAAGCTGGCGCGTGAAGGCAAGATCAAGGAGTTCACCGGCATTTCCGACCCCTACGACGTGCCGCAGAACCCCGAGCTGTCGGTTGAGACTGAAAATGTCGACGTCGACAACTGCGCCCACCAGGTGCTCTTGAAGCTGGAAAGCATGGGTCTGATCTCCGGCTGA